From Pseudomonas poae, the proteins below share one genomic window:
- the kdsB gene encoding 3-deoxy-manno-octulosonate cytidylyltransferase yields the protein MTTAFTVVIPSRYASTRLPGKPLQLIGNKPMIQLVWEQACKSSAERVVVATDDPRIIEACKAFGAEAVLTREDHNSGTDRLAEVATQLGLAPDAIVVNVQGDEPLIPPSVIDQVAANLAAHGEARMATLAEPIEDIQTLFNPNVVKVVSDINGLALTFSRSTLPWARDAFARHPDALPEGVPYRRHIGIYAYRAGFLHDFVSWGPCWLENTESLEQLRALWHGVRIHVGDALEAPPAGVDTQEDLERVRRLLGA from the coding sequence ATGACTACAGCCTTTACCGTGGTCATTCCCTCCCGCTATGCCTCGACCCGTCTGCCGGGCAAGCCGCTGCAACTGATCGGCAACAAGCCGATGATTCAGCTGGTGTGGGAACAAGCCTGCAAAAGCAGCGCCGAGCGCGTGGTAGTGGCCACCGATGACCCGCGTATCATCGAAGCCTGTAAGGCTTTTGGCGCCGAAGCGGTGCTGACCCGCGAAGACCATAACTCCGGCACCGACCGCCTGGCCGAAGTCGCCACCCAGCTTGGCCTGGCGCCTGATGCCATCGTGGTCAACGTGCAGGGCGACGAGCCGTTGATCCCACCGAGCGTGATCGACCAGGTAGCTGCCAACCTCGCGGCCCATGGCGAAGCGCGCATGGCGACCCTGGCCGAGCCGATCGAAGATATCCAAACGCTGTTCAACCCGAACGTGGTCAAGGTGGTCAGCGATATCAACGGCCTGGCGCTGACCTTCAGCCGTTCGACCCTGCCCTGGGCGCGTGATGCATTCGCCAGGCACCCCGATGCGCTGCCGGAAGGCGTGCCCTATCGCCGCCATATCGGCATCTACGCTTACCGCGCCGGGTTCCTGCATGACTTCGTCAGCTGGGGCCCGTGCTGGCTGGAAAACACTGAATCCCTGGAGCAACTGCGTGCCCTGTGGCACGGCGTGCGTATCCACGTGGGCGATGCCCTGGAAGCGCCGCCGGCCGGTGTTGATACCCAGGAAGACCTTGAGCGCGTCCGTCGCCTGTTGGGGGCGTAA
- a CDS encoding low molecular weight phosphotyrosine protein phosphatase, whose protein sequence is MEVLFVCLGNICRSPTAEGVLRNKLREAGLAGQVEVASAGTGDWHVGNPPDQRSQRAALVRGYDLSAQRAQQVSRADFARYDLILAMDHSNLRNLKAMQPGQGKAELDLFLRRFEAEVDEVPDPYYEGEQGFERVLDLIERACDLLVIELKGRL, encoded by the coding sequence ATGGAGGTTTTGTTCGTCTGCCTGGGCAATATCTGCCGCTCGCCCACCGCAGAAGGCGTCCTGCGCAATAAGTTGCGCGAAGCGGGGCTGGCGGGGCAGGTGGAGGTGGCGTCCGCCGGTACTGGCGATTGGCATGTCGGCAACCCGCCGGACCAGCGCAGCCAACGTGCGGCGCTGGTGCGCGGCTACGATCTGTCGGCCCAGCGTGCGCAGCAGGTCAGCCGCGCCGATTTTGCGCGCTATGACCTGATCCTGGCGATGGACCACAGCAACCTGCGCAACCTCAAGGCCATGCAGCCGGGTCAGGGCAAGGCCGAACTCGACCTGTTCCTGCGCCGCTTCGAGGCTGAAGTGGACGAAGTGCCTGATCCTTATTACGAGGGCGAGCAAGGTTTCGAACGGGTCCTGGACCTGATCGAGCGGGCCTGTGATTTATTGGTGATCGAATTGAAGGGGCGGTTATGA